The Gossypium hirsutum isolate 1008001.06 chromosome A13, Gossypium_hirsutum_v2.1, whole genome shotgun sequence nucleotide sequence CTTCTTCTTCACTTTTACTTTGAACCACAATGCCCCATGTTCCTTCTTCAACTCCTTGTATTTGATCAACAAATATCACCCCATCGGGCATAGCTCTTTCCCCTTTCTTCCACTTCTGTTTCATCGAAACCCAGTTTTCTTCCACCGCCGTTGTTTCCGTCGTGGCGTTTTCAGAGTAGACGTGGATCAAGAGTGGCGATTCGGGTAACTTTTTTACAATCTCAGCCACTGAATCTCTCATCCAATCGTCCATTTTCTCGTACGGAATCCCCTTGCGTTTGTTCTTTGACGATGATTGTTTTGGTTGCAATGAGTGGAGACTGCCACCGCCAGCGGGCTTAGATGAGGGCGGCGTCGTCGTTGCAAAGATCTTGAACGTTCTCGGTTTTGAAGATGTAGGATTCGAGAGCATTAAAGACTCGCACTGTTGGAAACTGACGCTACCACAGCCGCAACCAACACTACACACCACCGCCATTGTTGCTCTTTCTGGTTCACTGGTAATGGATTTTCGTAGCGCAAAATGAAACAACAAGAAAAGGATATTTAGGATTGGACGAATGATGtctgattgatatatatatacatatatgaggACGTTTCCTAGTTTCCATTGGATTTGGAAGAGAATCAGTACTGGCATTGTGGTGAAGTTGATTTGCAAATGGCATTCTGGCTTTACACGTCACTTCCACAAAATTCCATTTCAAGTTTTTATTGCCTACCCCCTTGATAATTTGGTGAAACCTATGATTTATCATAGTTTTTTGGGTAATTACGTGAAAGGATACTAAACGactagtaagtttatgtttttgttatttaattttaaaaagttacaaaatgattattatattattttaaagtttttatttaagtcattgggtcgAAAACTCTCATTTCCCTTCTCTACTATAGTTTTAACCAAACAACTTTCTTCCCTATCTTTGACACTGACCATTAAATCAACTTGAATctaaagtatatttttttatttgtcgaTATGTATTGATCCATCATATCAACCGTCAAATTGTCACCTCAAGCTTTTTAgttgaacttttaaaaaaataaaaatttaatagccAAATGActtgaataataattttaaaataattcagtaacttaaatgaaatatttaaataatttaatgatcattttataacattttaaaattagttaCTATTTCCTTTAGCTCGATTTCTATTGGTTGATTAAATGAGAGTAGAACTTAAGTGAAATGTAGAGGATAGGTGCCTAAGTGGCAAGGAATAGGAATTGCAGTTCTTTTGTATGATTGAAATGTTCCTTAAGAGGTATACTCGCACATGACTGTATGAGAATCAGGACCGTCCAGATCTTAACATACGGTGAAAAGCGGAGAATGGGAGTGTTCGTGATGGGGTGAGAAACAGCACGTGGTTGCACGCCTATATTGCATGTGGAGTGTACGCGGGCACACGCTCCCCCCCTCTTGCCTACACTCCCCATCAATTTCCGCCACCTCACTTCCATGTCAGCAAATTAGagactttttctttcttttttttattagtggaataaattattaaaagaaaaatacatttttttctgGAAATTATATGTAGAGGTAAGGGCTAATTTCGTAATTGTACTTTAAAAATGTTTAACGTGATTCTTGAATtatcaatatgtgttttattatattatttgtattttcataaatattcaatgtggtatttgaattatcaatatatattttattatggtaCGTAGTGTTAATACATTAGTAAATTGGATCACTGAACTAGCCGatgaaaattcgagaaaaattaaatttacataagTAAAAACATCATGTTCTCCGTTGAAGTAAATGATaatcttttccaaaaaaaattaattatgggCATTCGAAAACTCCTGAAACGTTGAGAATGAATTTTACAATTATGCTcgttaattaaatcattttaatcctaaaaaattattaagttaaaattgttaaatattaaaaaaatgataaaaatctataataaaattaatcttaaaaagaaattgatataaCTCAGattcatatttaataataaacaaatatttaaattaaatttaaaattttcttttcttttaatagaATCCATTAAGGACAATAGGCCCAAAAAAATTCAGACCCAATAACCAAGTCAAACAATGAGCTTTTTGAACCCAACATTGTTTGTATGAATAGTCGATATTGGTTTGAATAAAGCGATTAAATTGGTCTCTTATAGAATAGCTCGAAATTGGTAAAATGtcgaaaacatagataaataaacTATAAAGTGAAATTACAGAAACGAATATgtactttttatttaatatttatttttaagtcttTTACTGAGTCGGTGTTACTCTCAACTGAATCACTAACTCAGTTATAACATTACAAAAATACTTcttcttttaattataattaatattattatagtgATACTTTTTTCCATACttttatatcatctttaaataaaacaattacaaGTTCAAATACAGAACACGTGTTCcgtatagtattaaaatataagtTCATTATCATTCCACCTATATTTattaatgtataaattttaaaagaattttttttaatatagattTTTTTTCACCCGTAGCGTAGTGCATGTGACAAAATCTAGTTTACATAAACTATTTATAGAACAGGAAACAACAATCTATGATTGATCATACTATGTAGGATTTGTAATAAGAAACGTGAGTTTACCTTTTAATTAAAGTATAAGTATTGTATCAGTTATAGTGATCAAGGACGCCTCAAAACACTAACCGTTCCGTGTATAAATTAATTGCAAGAACGCTTAACAACTAACCCTTACCAAACAAACAACCACGAAACATGCATATGTCCATGATTTAACTCTCCAATAGCCTTGCGAACTAGAAGGGCCCAACTCGAACAAACGTCCTCAACTGCGCGAGTTGTTTAAATTCGACTGTTATTTCCCTTGATGAATCCAGCCAACCACTTAATTGAATACACCAATGTATTATTCGATAGATCAAATACGACCGACGATCGTTTCAGTTCTTCCAACTGCACACCTATAAACACCTAATCAACAAACTTTTTTTGACTTAGTGTGAATACAACTTTACAAGACGACAGTGTCTATCTCCTAAACCAGAGAAATAACAAATACTAAAGTTTTTAGGCATGATTTAAGACCTCGTGGCTCTCTCCCAAATTGACTAAcgtatcaaataaaaaatataaaaggaagaaaataaaatttaataataaaattgcatAATCTTACTTGAACTCTTTAGTTTAACCTAgtattctaaaaatattaaaaagataaatattagaaaattaaaatattatcctaatggaaaattaaaagtattatttttaaaaataaatcccaaaataaatcATTGTCCATCAACTTGTTTTTCGACCCAAAACTTTTACGATAATCCGTATTTTTTACTCTTTTTGACATTTCGAATTTACTTTTACACCTAATCAAAAATCAAATCGAAAACTCAAATTAATAGCATctcattcaagaatttattaaaattaaacatattatcgTACACAATATAAagacttaaaacatattttaacttttttttatcttaaatattttataaaagatccaattattaaataaatatatttaaaactaaaatttaattatgtaaatgaatttaaaattaattttttatagatatttaaaacttaaacacataattaaaagCCTAGTCgccaaaagaaaaatagaagtggGATTTCTCATGCAGTAATGAGCTTTCCTTTTTACGTACACAAGGTTTGATGGTCAATCAATATTTGTTAGGAATGCTATCATTGTCACCATTGGAGACATATTCTTTTAGTAGTACACAAAATAAACTTGCTTGCCACTTATGTGGGTGATAGCTTCCTTACAACTACACCTATTTAAAGGTCggattatttgttaaaatttgaaaatttattcaatattttaaagtatttagataaaaaaaagtcGGGTCATAGCCGCCTTGCAATTGTACATGATATCGATACCATACATAGGCTCGACCTAAACTAATTTAAGTTGACCCATGAACATCTCTACCTACAACTTGAACTTGCAATTAGGGTTAATTGCATTAGATGTCTTCAAATTATGTTTCCCCTGAACTTTGAAACATTTTAATTGAGTTCTCAAAGTATAAGTATTGTATCAATTAGGTTATTCCGTCAACCTAGCTATTATCCTACCATTCAATACCAACTCAAACATGACATGTAGCATAGTTAAAAAGCATTGGTCCAGTTGTTAATTCGTATGTACATATTGCATGAACAACTTGAA carries:
- the LOC107960863 gene encoding uncharacterized protein; its protein translation is MPVLILFQIQWKLGNVLIYVYIYQSDIIRPILNILFLLFHFALRKSITSEPERATMAVVCSVGCGCGSVSFQQCESLMLSNPTSSKPRTFKIFATTTPPSSKPAGGGSLHSLQPKQSSSKNKRKGIPYEKMDDWMRDSVAEIVKKLPESPLLIHVYSENATTETTAVEENWVSMKQKWKKGERAMPDGVIFVDQIQGVEEGTWGIVVQSKSEEEDNGCGSGPGSEPVPPACYLLKTTSEVGSGLGLRCTHFCLVKVNSFRESAFSQLKNCWLLQGS